Genomic DNA from Candidatus Caldatribacterium sp.:
CTGGTACGTTCGTCCTCCCTTCGCCTTAGGAGTCACCTCCTACGCCACTCCGGTTGATGTTGTAACGAGCGCCACCCCTCTGGGAATTGTGAAAGCCTACGGGTACACTTCGGTCTGGGAAACCCCAAATCTCCTCTTCCGGCTCTTTGTGGGGCTTGTGCCAGGGTGCATCGGGGAGATTTCGGCCCTCCTTCTCCTTTTGGGCTTTGCGTACCTACTCTTCCGGGGCATCGTCCAGTGGGATATTCCCCTCTTCTATGCCCTTGGCCTTGTAGCCGTAGCAGTTGTGGCACGACAGAACCCTCTCTTCCACCTTTTTGCCGGTGGAGCCATAATGGGTGCGTGTTTCATGGCCACCGACTATACCACTTCCCCTATGACTCCCAAAGGACGCCTCATTTTTGCTTTTGGGGCCGGAGCTCTAACGGGCATTATACGCTGGCTTGGAGGGTATCCTGAAGGGGTCACCTTTGGCATCCTCACCATGAACGCCCTTGTGCCCCTTCTTGACCGGATTCTGCCGCAGCGATTCGGGGTGAAAAAGGTATGAGCAAAATCCTGCGCGTTGCCTTAGCACTGACGGTAGTGTGCGCCCTTGCAGCCTTGGGACTTTCTTTCGTGTACGTGGTAACGAGAGGGCGCATTGCTGAAGAGGCTAAAAGAGAGCTCAACGAGGCACTTACTCTCGTTTTCCCTGAGGGCGAAGAGTTTGCCTCCCTGAACCTTACGAGCCTGGGAGTCCTGCCCGAGTCCAAGGAGGTCAAATTCCTCGAGGTGTACGAAGCGAAAAAGGGTGGAAAGCGAGAGGGTCTTGTCGTAAAGGTCGCAAGTACCGGGTACGGAGGCCCCATCGTTCTTCTTGTGGGGGTGAGCACCGAAGAAGGGGTCATCACGGGCATAAAAGTCTTAGAGCACCAGGAGACCCCAGGTCTTGGTTCCAACGTTGCCGAAGAGGCTTTCCTCTCTCAATTCCTCGGGAAACCCCTCTCAAGCTCTTTCACCGTGGGCGAAGACATCCAGGCAGTGAGTGGAGCAACCATCTCAAGTCGCGCCGTCGCCCGAGCGTGCGCTAAGGTTGCGGAACTCTTGCGGGAGGAGGGAAAGTGATGCGGGAGTTCTGGTACTACTTCCAGAACGGTCTCTTGGGGGAAAATCCGGTCCTGAAACTCATGATTGGGCTCTGCTCCGTTTTAGCCGTATCGGTGCGGGTGGAGAACTGCCTCGGTATGGGCGCAGCGGTGATTTTTGTTCTCGTCTGCTCAAGCCTTGTCATATCCCTTATCCGTAACTTCGTTCCCAACGAAGTCCGCATCCCCATCTTCATCGTCGTCATTTCCACCTTCACGACCATTGTGGACCTTGTCATGAAGGCGTATCTTCCGCCCCTCTCGAAAGCCATGGGCATCTTCATCCCCCTCATTGTGGTGAACTGCATCATCATGGCCCGGGCGGAGGCCTTCGCTTCACGGAAACCGCCGCTTCATGCTGTTGCCGACGCCTTAGGCATGGGGGTTGGCTACACCCTGGTTATTACTGCCATTGGCATTGTGCGAGAGTTCTTTGGATATGGGGAAATCCTCTCCCATCCTGTTCTTCCCGGGTCCTTCCAGGGCATGATGGCCATGGTTCTTCCTCCTGGGGCATTCCTTCTCATCGGCATCTACATTGCCGTACTCAACTGGTCACTGAGGAGGGCTAAGCGATGAACGGAGACATCCTCACCATCTTCAAAATCATCGTGAGCGCTGCTTTCGTCGACAACATCATCCTTGCCCGTTACATTGGTCTTTGCCCCTACATCGGCATGTCCTCAAGCGTTGCTAACTCCATCGGCATGGGCATGGCTGTAACCTTTGTCATGGTCCTTGCATCCATCGTAACCTGGGTTCTTTGGAACTATGCTCTTGTTCCTCTTGGCCTTGAGTACTTCCGCATCATGGTATTCATCCTCGTCATTGCAACCCTGGTGCAACTTGTGGAGATTCTCCTCAAAAAGAATGTTCCGAACCTCTACCGGGCAATGGGCATTTACCTCCCTCTTATTACGACGAACTGTGCCATTCTTGCGGTGACCTTTCTCGGCGTGGATTACGGATACACACTCTTTCAGACCGCGGTCTACAGCATAAGCGTTGCTCTGGGATTCACTGTGGCCCTGGTGCTCCTTGCAGGAATCAGAGAACGCCTGCGCCTGGCAAGGGTTCCGGCGTTCTGGCAGGGGTACCCGATTGTTTTCATAGCCACTTGTCTTCTGGCCATTGCCTTTTTGGGCTTTAAAGGGCTTGTGAAGTAGGAGGGAAACCCATGGAAATCATCGTACCGGTGGTTCTCGTTGGGGCTTTGGGCCTTGCCTTTGGGTTAATGCTTGCCTGGTTTGCGAAGAAATTCGCCGTTCCAGTCAATCCCTTAGTGCAGGAAGTGGAGCGAATCCTTCCCGGGGCAAACTGTGGAGCCTGTGGTTTTCCCGGATGCAG
This window encodes:
- a CDS encoding RnfABCDGE type electron transport complex subunit D, with protein sequence MEERLVVSSPPHMKSAVTVPWIMQQVVFALLPAAIWGVVFFGVRWALLPLVLSVLACVGFEALDCILFRRPLTIGDWSAVVTGMLLGLSLPPGCPFWIPIVGGGVAILLGKQMFGGIGQNVFNPALVGRAVLLVSWPKIMATWYVRPPFALGVTSYATPVDVVTSATPLGIVKAYGYTSVWETPNLLFRLFVGLVPGCIGEISALLLLLGFAYLLFRGIVQWDIPLFYALGLVAVAVVARQNPLFHLFAGGAIMGACFMATDYTTSPMTPKGRLIFAFGAGALTGIIRWLGGYPEGVTFGILTMNALVPLLDRILPQRFGVKKV
- a CDS encoding RnfABCDGE type electron transport complex subunit G, yielding MSKILRVALALTVVCALAALGLSFVYVVTRGRIAEEAKRELNEALTLVFPEGEEFASLNLTSLGVLPESKEVKFLEVYEAKKGGKREGLVVKVASTGYGGPIVLLVGVSTEEGVITGIKVLEHQETPGLGSNVAEEAFLSQFLGKPLSSSFTVGEDIQAVSGATISSRAVARACAKVAELLREEGK
- a CDS encoding electron transport complex subunit E, whose amino-acid sequence is MREFWYYFQNGLLGENPVLKLMIGLCSVLAVSVRVENCLGMGAAVIFVLVCSSLVISLIRNFVPNEVRIPIFIVVISTFTTIVDLVMKAYLPPLSKAMGIFIPLIVVNCIIMARAEAFASRKPPLHAVADALGMGVGYTLVITAIGIVREFFGYGEILSHPVLPGSFQGMMAMVLPPGAFLLIGIYIAVLNWSLRRAKR
- a CDS encoding RnfABCDGE type electron transport complex subunit A; protein product: MNGDILTIFKIIVSAAFVDNIILARYIGLCPYIGMSSSVANSIGMGMAVTFVMVLASIVTWVLWNYALVPLGLEYFRIMVFILVIATLVQLVEILLKKNVPNLYRAMGIYLPLITTNCAILAVTFLGVDYGYTLFQTAVYSISVALGFTVALVLLAGIRERLRLARVPAFWQGYPIVFIATCLLAIAFLGFKGLVK